Proteins encoded by one window of Paenibacillus sp. DCT19:
- the mgsA gene encoding methylglyoxal synthase: MLKIAFIAHDRKKEEMVNFVTAYEPVFTDHQLYSTGTTGLRIMEGTSLQIHRFESGPLGGDQQIGALVAQNEMDLIIFLRDPLMAQPHEPDINALLRLCDVQGIPLATNIATAEILVKALDRGDFAWRELVHKYKPEAGIEPGDTQ, encoded by the coding sequence ATGTTAAAAATTGCATTTATTGCCCATGATCGCAAAAAAGAAGAAATGGTCAACTTCGTGACAGCTTATGAACCTGTATTTACTGACCACCAACTGTACTCCACCGGAACGACAGGTCTTCGTATAATGGAAGGAACATCTCTACAGATTCACCGATTTGAATCCGGCCCGCTTGGCGGAGATCAACAGATTGGTGCGCTGGTTGCGCAGAATGAGATGGATCTTATTATTTTCTTGCGTGACCCATTGATGGCTCAGCCACACGAACCGGATATTAACGCACTTCTTCGTTTATGTGATGTTCAGGGCATTCCTCTCGCAACCAACATTGCAACAGCCGAGATTCTTGTGAAAGCATTGGATCGTGGTGATTTTGCATGGAGAGAGCTTGTTCACAAATATAAACCAGAGGCTGGCATTGAACCGGGTGATACACAATGA
- the bshB1 gene encoding bacillithiol biosynthesis deacetylase BshB1 codes for MSLDILIFGAHADDAEIGMGGTIAKHTAAGIKVGVCDLTRAEMSSNGTVERRAEEAEEASRVLGLSCRSNLGLPDRGLYITPEHIQAVTAEIRRHAPRVVFAPYWEDRHPDHVMCSKIVQEAVFNAKLRNYMPELPAVQVKECYFYFINDIGRADLIVDISEHYEQKENSLLCYRSQFEMGVGTVSTPLNQGYIERVRARDSLLGQRSLIPFAEGFATLTPYVVRQFGSADQ; via the coding sequence ATGAGTTTAGATATACTCATTTTCGGTGCTCACGCGGATGATGCGGAAATTGGTATGGGCGGAACCATTGCCAAACACACGGCAGCCGGAATAAAGGTTGGCGTGTGTGATTTAACCCGAGCTGAGATGTCATCGAATGGTACGGTGGAGCGCAGAGCCGAGGAAGCGGAGGAAGCCTCCCGCGTCCTCGGTCTTTCGTGTCGGTCGAATCTGGGACTGCCCGATCGGGGCTTGTACATCACGCCAGAGCACATTCAAGCGGTAACGGCTGAGATTCGTCGTCACGCCCCTCGTGTGGTATTTGCTCCATATTGGGAGGATCGCCATCCGGATCATGTGATGTGTAGCAAAATTGTGCAGGAAGCTGTATTTAATGCAAAGCTACGAAATTACATGCCAGAATTGCCAGCTGTGCAAGTGAAGGAATGTTATTTTTACTTTATTAACGATATTGGCCGAGCGGATTTGATTGTGGATATTTCGGAACACTATGAACAAAAGGAAAATTCATTACTGTGTTATCGTTCACAGTTTGAGATGGGGGTAGGCACCGTTTCCACTCCACTGAATCAGGGTTACATAGAGCGAGTAAGAGCTAGGGATTCCTTGTTAGGGCAGCGTAGTCTCATCCCTTTTGCTGAAGGTTTCGCCACTTTAACACCTTATGTCGTTCGTCAGTTTGGTTCAGCAGATCAATAA
- the dapB gene encoding 4-hydroxy-tetrahydrodipicolinate reductase, protein MSEKIRVAVIGAAGRMGREVVKLVLQDPELELAAAVNRSGAGTDAGTLVGLPECGVLVTDDIEMAFAETKPQVMVDFTIPQYAFKHTEIAIRYGVRPVMGVTGFTTEQIEQLDKQCQDKGIGGLIAPNFSIGAILMMRFAAQAAKHMPNVEIIEYHGDQKLDAPSGTAIKTAELIAANREELRQGNPNEEELIEGSRGGYYNGFRIHSVRLPGVFAQQEVVFGDFGQTLKIRHDSYERAGYMPGVKIGIQKVMEYTGLIYGFDNFID, encoded by the coding sequence ATGAGCGAAAAAATTAGAGTTGCCGTAATTGGAGCGGCTGGCCGGATGGGCCGAGAAGTGGTGAAATTGGTGCTTCAAGATCCTGAATTAGAATTGGCAGCAGCAGTTAACCGTTCCGGCGCCGGCACAGACGCCGGAACACTCGTCGGTCTTCCAGAATGTGGCGTATTGGTCACTGACGATATCGAAATGGCTTTTGCTGAGACTAAACCGCAGGTTATGGTGGATTTTACGATCCCACAATATGCGTTTAAACATACTGAAATAGCAATCCGTTATGGCGTAAGACCCGTTATGGGCGTTACAGGGTTTACAACCGAACAAATTGAGCAACTGGACAAGCAGTGTCAGGACAAAGGCATCGGAGGTTTGATTGCTCCTAACTTCTCTATTGGCGCTATATTAATGATGAGATTTGCGGCACAAGCGGCCAAACATATGCCTAACGTGGAGATCATTGAGTACCATGGGGATCAGAAGCTGGATGCGCCTTCAGGAACAGCCATTAAAACAGCTGAGCTGATTGCTGCGAACCGTGAGGAGCTTCGTCAAGGTAACCCGAATGAAGAAGAGCTAATTGAAGGATCACGTGGTGGATATTATAATGGTTTCCGCATTCATAGCGTTCGCCTACCGGGAGTATTTGCACAACAGGAAGTTGTATTTGGTGATTTTGGCCAAACGCTCAAAATTCGTCATGATTCCTACGAACGTGCAGGTTACATGCCAGGTGTTAAAATTGGTATCCAAAAAGTTATGGAATATACAGGACTCATCTACGGTTTCGATAACTTTATCGACTAA